The following proteins come from a genomic window of Athalia rosae chromosome 1, iyAthRosa1.1, whole genome shotgun sequence:
- the LOC110116862 gene encoding uncharacterized protein LOC110116862, with protein MRLRPPKVIGVSGVDCNVSINLSAYARAFWGFGHPRFATVASYRRRQLLAEEVPGLYIRRLTLEDPKGAKDRSQSSSARHVCYPRRRPSPPLIGPGRKTSSYRGVTQWFDQMKTEVPPFLTITSLQLPDSPIPLIDSQAIARCRSRRDSTPAGASDANDDNDAIMDELLGKVAAVRGHAEGQRSKRNKDPRASSATCNSREFTDLEECTRRIIEGPGCPVRKKSPRSRKATDESETRDCICSEVSENLRINIRKKTEVRRSSRSPSPEVTHVIRIAMKYHGQQDCPEQREVTGVAGPRAEKEEIDNKRNVLAGGRPGGCCPGVSVALDFTLNCSSLQLTSRDVCVKTDKKRGSLTRLGDDTRSIEDAEQ; from the exons ATG CGCCTCCGACCCCCGAAGGTCATCGGGGTCAGCGGAGTTGACTGCAACGTATCGATAAATTTATCGGCGTACGCTCGCGCATTTTGGGGTTTCGGTCATCCGAGGTTCGCCACTGTGGCTTCGTACAGAAGACGACAACTCCTTGCGGAGGAAGTCCCGGGACTCTACATCCGAAGGCTGACCCTCGAGGATCCGAAGGGCGCGAAAGACCGTTCCCAGTCATCGTCGGCCCGTCACGTCTGCTATCCGAGGCGCAGACCCTCCCCCCCGTTGATTGGCCCAGGACGGAAAACGTCAAG CTATCGCGGCGTGACGCAGTGGTTCGACCAGATGAAAACTGAGGTGCCCCCCTTCCTCACGATCACCTCTCTACAGCTTCCCGATTCACCGATCCCCCTGATCGACTCGCAGGCGATAGCCCGTTGCCGATCGCGAAGAGATTCCACGCCCGCTGGAGCGTccgacgcgaacgacgacaATGACGCAATCATGGACGAACTACTCGGTAAGGTCGCAGCCGTCAGAGGTCACGCCGAAGGTCAAAGATCCAAGAGGAACAAAGACCCACGCGCGTCGTCGGCAACCTGCAACAGCCGAGAGTTCACGGATCTAGAAGAGTGCACGCGAAGGATAATAGAAG GACCCGGCTGTCCCGTTAGAAAAAAGTCACCGAGATCTCGGAAAGCCACCGACGAAAGTGAAACGCGCGATTGCATCTGTTCGGAAGTATCGGAGAACCTGCGGATcaatattagaaaaaagacGGAGGTCCGTCGTTCGTCCCGCAGCCCGAGTCCGGAGGTTACGCACGTCATAAGGATCGCCATGAAGTACCACGGGCAACAGGATTGCCCGGAGCAGCGGGAGGTGACGGGTGTAGCGGGCCCCCGagcggaaaaagaagagatcgacAACAAGAGGAACGTGCTAGCGGGGGGACGCCCAGGGGGATGCTGTCCCGGTGTGAGCGTCGCTCTGGATTTCACGTTGAACTGTTCGAGTCTCCAGCTGACGTCGCGCGACGTTTGCGTCAAGACGGACAAAAAGAGGGGATCGTTGACGCGTCTCGGTGACGATACGCGATCGATCGAAGACGCCGAGCAATGA